The sequence CGCGCCTTCAGCAGTGCCTTGAATTTCAATAAAACCACCAGCGTCGGTCATCACCACATTCAAATCTGTCTCAGCGGTTGAATCTTCTGGGTAGTCCAAATCAAGCACAGGTACATCGTTATAAACACCAACCGATACAGCCGCGATCATTTGCTTAAGCGGTGAGCCATTTTTTAGCATTTTGCGCTCTTGCATCACAGCTAAAGCATCAACCAGTGCCACCATAGCACCGGTAATCGCCGCTGTGCGTGTTCCGCCGTCTGCTTGAATCACATCGCAATCCACATACAGCGTGTTCTCACCCAACTTGGTCATATCAAGAGACGCGCGTAAAGAACGACCGATTAAGCGCTGGATTTCTAAAGTGCGGCCGCCTTGCTTACCACTGCTGGCTTCACGTCGTGTACGGCTACCGGTAGCGCGTGGCAACATACCGTACTCCGCAGTCAACCAGCCTTGCCCTTGGCCTTTCAGAAAGCGTGGTACGCCATTTTCTACACTGACGGTGCAAATCACTTTAGTATTGCCAAATTCGACTAAAACAGAGCCTTCAGCATGGCAAGTATAGTTACGCGTGATACACACAGTGCGTAGTTGATCTAGTTGGCGGCCACTGGGACGAGTCATTAAATATTCCTGTCTATTAAATATGAATGCAACATTATAGGGATACAACATCCTAACATCAGCATTGTAAACACAACGCATCAAAATATTCGCTACAATTGACGCATTAATCAAACCTCTTATTTTGGAGACACCCCATGGTGCATAGCATGACCGCCTTCGCTCGTGTTGAGCAAAACGGTGCCTATGGCACACTCAGTTGGGAATTACGTTCGGTGAACCACCGCTACCTAGAACCCCTCTTGCGTCTGCCTGACACATTACGTGAAGTGGAAGCTACAGTGCGTGAAACGCTGCGCAACGGCTTATCGCGCGGTAAAGTCGAATGCACGTTGAAGCTCACCGAGTCATCCACTGAGTCCGGCCTACAGGTCAACCAAGAGCGCGCTCAGCAACTGATTCAAGCAGCAGAACAGATTGCCCAACAAATTCAGCAGCCTGCAGCGCTTAACCCAATGGATGTTCTGGCCTGGCCTGGCGTACTGACAACACAGTCAGTCGACAGTCAAGCACTCAACAGCGCAGCCATCGAGCTGTTTAACAGCGCACTGCTGCAGCTCAAAGAAAGTCGCGCCCGTGAAGGCGCTGATTTGGCGCGCTTAATCAGCGAACGTCTGGATGCCATTCAAACTGAAGTGAGCCTACTGCGTGACCTGGTACCGCAAATGCTCGAGCAGCAACGCCAGAAAATCCTCACCCGCTGCCAAGAGATGCAAGTCGAACTTGATGCCCAACGCCTTGAACAAGAACTGGTCCTGCTGGCACAAAAAAGCGATGTCGCCGAAGAGCTTGATCGACTTTCCACCCACATCAGCGAAGTACACCGCGTGCTTAAGACCGGCGGCGCCATCGGCCGACGCTTAGATTTCCTTATGCAAGAGCTCAACCGTGAAGCCAACACCCTCGGATCCAAAGCATTTGACACCCGCTCTACTCAAGCGGCAGTGAATATCAAAGTTTTAATCGAACAGATGCGCGAACAGGTGCAGAATATCGAGTGATATCCACTCAAGTCCATACCCGTCCTTTCAACCAGCAAATACAAGGCTTTCAACTTCAAAACAGTCCATGGCAGTCCATACATACCCACCACTATCTACAATCAAGTGGTGGGTATAATGGTGGGTATGGTAGTATCCTTTCTCTTACAAGTGGTGGGTACTTTTGGAGTGAGCAATGGCCAGTCTTACAAGTAAATCAGTTAACGCAAAAGTTAAGGGGGAGCCTGGCCGCTTTTCCGATGGTGGTGGTCTTTATCTGGTAGTGCCCAAAGTTGGCAGTGCGTATTGGATGTTACGTTTCACATCTAATAAAAAACGCAGAGAGATGACACTTGGTCGAGTTGCAGACTTATCTCTTGCCGACGCAAGAATAGAAGCTGCACTTAAGATGAAACATCATCGCGATGGCCTTGACCCCCTTATTGCAAAGAAAAGAGCTCAATACGATTCAATTTACAGCGTCGATGATCTTTTCGCCGACTGGCATGAAGGCAATATAAAACGACTGAAGCACCACCACGTGCCTTTCCGTGTTTACACCAAAGATATAGCGCCTGTAATAGGTCAAATGCAGCCAGCTGCTGTTACTGGACGCGATATCAAACAGATTTTAAGAAACATCACAGAAAGCAACCGCCCAACAATTGCCAACGATGCCTTGCTGTACTGCAAGCAGCTGTTTAACCACGCACTCAAACTAGACCTAATCTCCGGCAATCCAGCAAGTGCTTTTGTAGTGGACGATGCCGGCGGCATAGAAAAAAGTAGAGACAGAGCCTTAACAATAGAAGAGCTGAAGTTCACTTTTAATAAATTTAGGGAAGAGGCTGACAGCTTCACACGCGATAAC comes from Pseudomonas sp. C27(2019) and encodes:
- the rph gene encoding ribonuclease PH, producing MTRPSGRQLDQLRTVCITRNYTCHAEGSVLVEFGNTKVICTVSVENGVPRFLKGQGQGWLTAEYGMLPRATGSRTRREASSGKQGGRTLEIQRLIGRSLRASLDMTKLGENTLYVDCDVIQADGGTRTAAITGAMVALVDALAVMQERKMLKNGSPLKQMIAAVSVGVYNDVPVLDLDYPEDSTAETDLNVVMTDAGGFIEIQGTAEGAPFASEQLNEMLVLADKGVRELFALQQAALRNE
- a CDS encoding YicC/YloC family endoribonuclease; this encodes MVHSMTAFARVEQNGAYGTLSWELRSVNHRYLEPLLRLPDTLREVEATVRETLRNGLSRGKVECTLKLTESSTESGLQVNQERAQQLIQAAEQIAQQIQQPAALNPMDVLAWPGVLTTQSVDSQALNSAAIELFNSALLQLKESRAREGADLARLISERLDAIQTEVSLLRDLVPQMLEQQRQKILTRCQEMQVELDAQRLEQELVLLAQKSDVAEELDRLSTHISEVHRVLKTGGAIGRRLDFLMQELNREANTLGSKAFDTRSTQAAVNIKVLIEQMREQVQNIE
- a CDS encoding site-specific integrase — translated: MASLTSKSVNAKVKGEPGRFSDGGGLYLVVPKVGSAYWMLRFTSNKKRREMTLGRVADLSLADARIEAALKMKHHRDGLDPLIAKKRAQYDSIYSVDDLFADWHEGNIKRLKHHHVPFRVYTKDIAPVIGQMQPAAVTGRDIKQILRNITESNRPTIANDALLYCKQLFNHALKLDLISGNPASAFVVDDAGGIEKSRDRALTIEELKFTFNKFREEADSFTRDNYLACALLVLLGARKGELTEATWSEFDLDKQIWYLPSERSKSGVAIDIPLPDLSIEWLNELRVRAFDSAYVFPNRRSSKMPHMGKDTLNRAISKLFGREPGRAVQPENKMGDFEHFTVHDLRRTCRSLLASLGVPGHIAERCLNHKIRGVEGIYNRHDYFDERRDALNQLAQKLTPIIQAD